The Thiosulfativibrio zosterae genome has a window encoding:
- a CDS encoding carboxysome peptide A has product MKIFKVEKTLVSTNRIAMMEHKPLLVVVEKDGGTPQVAVDPVGCKPGDWVLCVGSSAARDAVGTKGYPSDLTIVGIIDKWEVANHGNTPS; this is encoded by the coding sequence ATGAAGATATTTAAAGTAGAAAAAACCCTCGTGTCGACCAATCGCATTGCCATGATGGAGCACAAACCTCTATTGGTGGTGGTTGAGAAGGACGGTGGCACGCCGCAAGTTGCGGTTGATCCGGTCGGCTGCAAACCGGGTGACTGGGTGTTATGCGTCGGCAGTTCGGCTGCCAGAGATGCAGTAGGCACCAAAGGTTATCCCAGTGACCTAACCATCGTAGGAATCATAGATAAATGGGAGGTAGCTAACCATGGAAATACACCAAGTTAG
- the dnaX gene encoding DNA polymerase III subunit gamma/tau: MSYTVLARKWRPKKFSELVGQAHVMQALSNALDQQRLHHAYLFTGTRGVGKTTIARIFAKALNCETGITSTPCGVCANCKSIDEGRFVDLIEVDAASKTKVDDTRELLDNVQYAAVQGRFKVYLIDEVHMLSKSSFNALLKTLEEPPEHVKFLLATTDPHKLPVTVLSRCLQFNLMRLTQVQIANHLAFILQQEAIPFEEAALAMIAKSADGSARDSLSILDQAIAFGAGEVRFAPVQAMLGLVDQQFTEHLLQALLAQSAEQLKEVLQQLAAMGVDYSALLSQLIEALHQVALVQVLGNLGEVAVIDETQLALLAEHLSPQQIQMFYQIALLSRQDMRLAPDERIGFEMAMLRMLAFSPSASTPSAFNEQNGSENAQKQPGLVNFEPKSASSAPQTPPAPAVSQASQVLQNLKASSVAKPTMPAPPETPVATVRPAVAEAVQPTVSSTLEVPPVNLEPTPVEKDANHLASLHARLQQTLGKPNSSAQTPAQATPAQTNSSPKSYDANPMSSGLSAKMSAMMAKQKGGGFSNSSAPSPPSAAVAVAQPTPPQDLEVVTDMGEPPAWFDETYADDAPSAPMVPQEDSQTTSLAPQQNSVEQPIEPPFNPPFVGVPETQTIAEGAPVIANDMLEPSAQPAMVTENPLAENITSVAPPTLSAEGSHLIEEWLSLLAQIKPEGMAEALAHQSALVAVSAEFITLCVAPGQMLAKTELAVTRLTQALQRVFGAHFQLQFVEQVASELMMTPATYWQIQAQQKQQQALSSIHADERVAEFQKRFNMRLIESSIKPIEQI, from the coding sequence TTGAGCTATACCGTCCTTGCCCGTAAATGGCGCCCTAAAAAGTTTTCTGAGTTGGTGGGTCAAGCCCATGTGATGCAAGCGCTCAGCAATGCGTTAGACCAACAACGACTGCACCATGCGTATTTATTTACCGGTACTCGTGGGGTCGGTAAAACCACCATCGCCCGTATTTTTGCTAAGGCACTCAACTGCGAAACCGGTATTACTTCAACGCCTTGTGGCGTTTGCGCCAACTGTAAATCGATTGACGAAGGGCGTTTTGTGGATTTGATTGAGGTGGATGCGGCCTCAAAAACCAAAGTGGATGACACCCGCGAGCTGTTGGATAATGTGCAATATGCCGCCGTACAAGGACGCTTTAAAGTTTATTTGATTGACGAAGTGCACATGCTGTCAAAGAGCAGTTTTAATGCCTTGTTAAAAACGCTCGAAGAACCGCCAGAGCATGTGAAATTTTTATTGGCAACCACCGATCCGCATAAACTCCCCGTCACCGTTTTATCACGCTGTTTACAATTTAATTTGATGCGTTTAACGCAGGTGCAAATTGCCAATCATTTAGCCTTTATTTTGCAACAAGAAGCCATTCCTTTTGAAGAAGCGGCTTTAGCCATGATTGCCAAAAGTGCCGATGGTTCTGCCAGAGATTCCTTAAGTATTTTAGATCAAGCCATCGCTTTTGGCGCAGGCGAGGTGCGTTTTGCGCCGGTGCAAGCCATGTTGGGGTTGGTTGACCAACAGTTTACTGAACATTTATTGCAAGCACTGCTGGCTCAATCTGCCGAGCAACTGAAAGAAGTGTTACAGCAATTGGCGGCCATGGGGGTCGATTACAGCGCATTATTGTCGCAATTGATTGAAGCCTTGCATCAGGTTGCTTTGGTTCAGGTATTGGGCAATTTGGGCGAAGTGGCGGTGATTGATGAAACGCAACTGGCGTTGTTGGCAGAACATTTATCACCTCAACAAATACAAATGTTTTATCAAATTGCTTTGCTCAGCCGACAAGATATGCGCCTAGCGCCTGATGAACGCATTGGCTTTGAAATGGCCATGTTGCGTATGCTGGCGTTTAGCCCTTCAGCCTCCACGCCAAGCGCATTTAATGAGCAAAATGGCTCAGAAAATGCTCAAAAACAACCAGGCCTGGTTAATTTTGAGCCAAAATCAGCAAGCTCAGCGCCGCAAACTCCGCCAGCACCCGCGGTTTCGCAAGCCTCGCAAGTGTTACAAAATTTAAAAGCCAGCTCGGTTGCAAAACCTACCATGCCTGCACCACCAGAAACACCAGTCGCCACTGTTCGTCCAGCTGTTGCAGAAGCTGTCCAGCCCACGGTTTCATCAACATTAGAAGTACCGCCAGTTAATCTTGAGCCTACGCCTGTTGAAAAAGATGCCAATCATTTGGCTTCGCTCCATGCGAGGTTGCAACAAACGCTGGGAAAGCCGAATAGTTCTGCGCAAACCCCCGCTCAAGCAACGCCTGCTCAGACAAATTCATCGCCTAAATCGTATGATGCAAATCCGATGTCGAGTGGTTTGAGTGCCAAAATGTCGGCAATGATGGCCAAGCAAAAGGGTGGCGGTTTTTCTAATTCATCCGCACCATCACCGCCTTCTGCAGCTGTTGCTGTGGCACAACCCACGCCGCCGCAAGATTTAGAAGTTGTGACGGATATGGGTGAGCCGCCAGCATGGTTTGATGAAACCTATGCCGATGATGCTCCGTCTGCGCCAATGGTTCCGCAAGAGGATTCACAAACGACCAGTTTAGCTCCGCAACAAAATTCTGTTGAACAGCCGATTGAGCCGCCATTTAATCCACCCTTCGTGGGGGTGCCAGAAACCCAAACGATTGCAGAGGGTGCGCCAGTTATCGCAAATGACATGCTTGAGCCCAGCGCTCAGCCCGCCATGGTGACTGAAAACCCGCTTGCAGAAAATATCACCAGCGTTGCTCCACCAACCCTATCGGCAGAGGGCAGTCATTTAATTGAAGAATGGTTAAGTTTGTTAGCGCAAATTAAGCCCGAAGGTATGGCAGAGGCTTTGGCGCACCAGTCAGCTTTGGTCGCGGTCAGCGCTGAATTTATTACCTTGTGTGTTGCGCCCGGACAAATGTTGGCCAAAACAGAATTGGCGGTGACGCGTTTAACTCAGGCATTGCAGCGGGTATTTGGTGCTCATTTTCAGTTACAATTTGTGGAGCAAGTCGCATCAGAATTGATGATGACGCCAGCCACCTATTGGCAAATTCAAGCACAACAAAAACAACAACAAGCGCTCAGTTCTATCCATGCCGATGAACGAGTCGCAGAATTTCAAAAACGGTTTAATATGCGTTTAATTGAGTCGTCAATTAAACCGATTGAACAAATTTAA
- a CDS encoding carboxysome shell carbonic anhydrase: MLKKNMREKSLFWMPIQPKAHLRAVSSTHAKPALMNADSSAQAHALVDLNQNATLRAYETRIKKGFDDLGLGNPTPHVYAQGFFDQFMALSNEFFTQDPLNGQAKNSAESQFRKAGFHAVGIAPCADGRLAHVISYILRLPYSSARRKAHAGALFDVSESVRNWVFVEHSRFREGKPNSAAEPTQYLKIAVYHYSKSDPHHQGCAAHGSDDAKAAQAALERLKDFRQAIENRFGCGASVQTLLIGLNTDDDSLKVHVPNAQGKTCLGRYVETQALYQQTLGMNATQAQAVIESALNACNEDRSSTAPQAAMKGLLAWLIGNNFSQIAYVKDYEQGQYADIGHAERFIGIGNGFEEVQLRNLTYYGFMDTIEEGAADIDVGIKIFKSIQLPKGLPIPVVIRCDYDGKVPGSRDRAQAKAIRLETALHARYPELSAKGQLISLCTLRDYSQAKPAERLKTTRPGHF, translated from the coding sequence ATGTTAAAAAAGAATATGCGTGAAAAGTCCTTGTTTTGGATGCCTATTCAACCTAAAGCTCATTTGCGTGCGGTCTCCTCAACTCACGCCAAGCCGGCTTTAATGAATGCAGACAGCTCGGCTCAAGCCCATGCTCTTGTAGATTTGAACCAAAACGCCACCTTGCGTGCATACGAAACTCGCATTAAAAAAGGGTTTGATGATTTAGGGTTGGGTAACCCAACGCCTCATGTGTATGCCCAAGGTTTCTTTGACCAATTTATGGCGCTTTCTAATGAGTTTTTTACGCAAGATCCGTTAAACGGTCAAGCCAAAAACTCGGCAGAAAGCCAATTTAGAAAAGCTGGATTTCATGCGGTGGGTATTGCCCCCTGTGCGGATGGACGCCTAGCGCATGTGATCAGCTATATTTTGAGATTACCTTATTCATCGGCACGCAGAAAAGCCCATGCAGGTGCTTTATTTGATGTCAGTGAAAGTGTTCGTAATTGGGTGTTTGTAGAACACAGTCGCTTTAGAGAAGGCAAGCCCAACTCAGCGGCGGAACCCACCCAATATTTAAAAATAGCGGTATATCACTATTCCAAGTCGGATCCGCATCACCAAGGATGTGCGGCACATGGCAGTGATGATGCCAAAGCAGCGCAAGCGGCGCTGGAGCGATTAAAAGATTTTCGCCAAGCCATAGAGAATCGTTTTGGTTGTGGCGCATCGGTACAGACTCTGTTAATAGGTCTAAATACCGATGATGACAGCTTGAAAGTGCATGTTCCGAATGCGCAAGGCAAAACCTGTTTAGGGCGTTATGTTGAAACTCAAGCCCTCTATCAGCAAACCTTGGGTATGAACGCAACACAAGCACAAGCGGTTATCGAATCTGCCTTGAATGCGTGTAATGAAGACCGCAGCTCCACAGCGCCGCAAGCGGCTATGAAAGGTTTGTTAGCCTGGTTAATCGGTAACAACTTTTCGCAGATTGCTTATGTCAAAGACTATGAGCAAGGGCAGTATGCAGACATAGGTCATGCAGAGCGTTTTATCGGGATAGGCAATGGGTTTGAAGAAGTGCAACTGCGCAACCTGACTTACTATGGATTTATGGATACCATCGAAGAAGGCGCGGCAGACATAGATGTGGGCATCAAAATCTTCAAATCGATCCAGTTGCCAAAAGGTTTACCCATCCCTGTGGTGATTCGCTGTGATTATGATGGCAAAGTGCCAGGCTCAAGAGACAGAGCCCAAGCCAAAGCCATCAGACTTGAAACAGCACTGCATGCGCGTTACCCAGAGTTGTCGGCCAAAGGGCAGTTAATAAGCTTGTGTACTTTAAGAGATTACAGCCAAGCAAAGCCCGCAGAAAGGCTAAAAACAACCAGGCCTGGTCATTTTTAA
- a CDS encoding BMC domain-containing protein, protein MSNEYGIALGMIETRGLVPAIEAADAMTKAAEVRLVSREFVGGGYVTVMVRGETGAVNAAVRAGADACERVGDGLVAAHIIARPHKEVEPVLTIAAKE, encoded by the coding sequence ATGAGCAACGAATACGGAATTGCCTTAGGAATGATTGAAACCCGTGGCTTAGTCCCTGCGATTGAAGCCGCTGATGCGATGACCAAAGCCGCAGAAGTGCGTTTAGTCAGCCGTGAATTTGTGGGTGGCGGCTATGTCACTGTCATGGTACGCGGCGAAACAGGTGCGGTAAACGCAGCTGTGCGTGCTGGAGCCGATGCTTGCGAACGCGTTGGTGATGGTTTAGTAGCAGCGCACATCATTGCTCGCCCACACAAAGAAGTGGAGCCAGTTTTGACCATCGCGGCCAAAGAATAA
- the rdgB gene encoding RdgB/HAM1 family non-canonical purine NTP pyrophosphatase — translation MKTLVLATANPNKVAELLPPLKEQGYSVKLQTEFFSEQVDEDGLSFVENALKKARYASAKTGLPAIADDSGLQVAFLGGKPGIYSARYAQTGQNSQPDEQANVQKLLAELGNLPVKQRQATYICAVAFVAHAKDETPILGFGTWQGDILNAPRTSHGIGYDAIFWLPSELKTASEVPLARKLQVSHRAQAMAQVLQQLKGRGAL, via the coding sequence ATGAAAACCTTGGTTTTAGCCACAGCCAATCCTAATAAGGTTGCAGAACTGCTGCCACCTTTGAAGGAACAGGGTTATAGTGTCAAACTGCAAACCGAATTTTTCAGTGAGCAGGTTGACGAAGATGGCTTAAGCTTTGTAGAAAATGCGCTCAAAAAAGCGCGTTATGCCAGCGCAAAAACTGGGTTGCCTGCTATTGCGGACGACTCGGGACTGCAGGTGGCTTTCTTAGGCGGCAAACCTGGCATTTATTCTGCACGCTATGCTCAAACAGGGCAAAATAGTCAACCAGATGAACAAGCCAATGTACAAAAGTTATTGGCGGAGTTGGGCAATCTTCCTGTCAAACAACGCCAAGCCACTTACATTTGTGCGGTGGCTTTTGTGGCTCATGCCAAAGACGAAACCCCCATCCTTGGATTCGGTACTTGGCAGGGCGATATTTTAAACGCGCCAAGAACATCACACGGCATTGGTTACGATGCGATTTTTTGGCTACCGAGTGAATTAAAAACCGCTTCAGAAGTGCCTTTGGCACGCAAGTTACAAGTCAGCCATCGGGCGCAAGCTATGGCTCAGGTGTTACAACAATTGAAAGGACGCGGTGCGCTATGA
- a CDS encoding BMC domain-containing protein, whose translation MIQLRTYIFLDSMQPQLASYMGTASMGFLPVPGDSCLWVEVAPGMAVHRLTDVSLKASNVRLAQQVVERAYGSMVIHHRDQSDVLESGQHILQHLQTSEFSRQQCKVMWSEIIRGVTADHATLINRDNRKGSMILPGQSLFIMETEPAGYIVYAANEAEKAANVTLVEARAVGAYGRLIMAGKEADVNEAARAANDALARLPCGHVM comes from the coding sequence ATGATTCAACTGAGAACCTACATTTTTTTAGATTCGATGCAACCCCAGCTCGCTTCTTACATGGGTACAGCATCCATGGGCTTTTTGCCTGTACCGGGTGATTCCTGCCTATGGGTAGAAGTTGCACCAGGTATGGCAGTGCATCGCTTAACAGATGTGTCACTTAAGGCTTCCAATGTGCGCCTAGCACAACAGGTGGTTGAGCGTGCCTATGGTTCTATGGTGATTCACCATCGTGATCAAAGCGATGTGTTGGAATCTGGTCAGCACATTTTGCAGCACCTGCAAACCAGTGAGTTTTCGCGTCAACAATGTAAAGTCATGTGGAGTGAAATCATTCGTGGTGTCACCGCTGACCACGCCACCTTGATTAACCGTGATAACCGCAAAGGCTCCATGATTTTGCCAGGACAAAGTTTGTTTATTATGGAAACCGAGCCAGCAGGTTATATTGTGTATGCCGCGAATGAAGCCGAAAAAGCAGCCAATGTCACCCTAGTAGAAGCCAGGGCGGTAGGAGCTTATGGTCGTTTAATCATGGCGGGCAAAGAAGCTGATGTCAACGAAGCCGCTCGTGCGGCAAATGACGCCCTAGCCAGATTGCCTTGTGGTCATGTGATGTAA
- a CDS encoding BMC domain-containing protein, with translation MSNDYGIALGMIETRGLVPAIEAADAMTKAAEVRLVSREFVGGGYVTVMVRGETGAVNAAVRAGADACERVGDGLVAAHIIARPHNELEPILTIVK, from the coding sequence ATGAGTAACGATTACGGAATTGCTTTAGGCATGATTGAAACACGCGGTTTGGTTCCTGCAATTGAAGCAGCAGATGCCATGACCAAAGCGGCAGAAGTTCGTTTGGTCAGCCGTGAATTTGTTGGCGGCGGTTATGTCACGGTAATGGTTCGTGGCGAAACAGGCGCAGTCAACGCAGCGGTAAGAGCGGGTGCAGATGCTTGCGAACGCGTAGGTGATGGATTGGTTGCAGCGCACATTATTGCACGCCCACACAACGAGTTAGAGCCCATCTTAACGATCGTAAAGTAA
- a CDS encoding BMC domain-containing protein: MSTEYGIALGMIETRGLVPAIEAADAMTKAAEVRLVSREFVGGGYVTVMVRGETGAVNAAVRAGADACERVGDGLVAAHIIARPHKEVEPVLQVSSSGTATRL; encoded by the coding sequence ATGAGTACAGAATATGGAATTGCCTTAGGAATGATCGAAACCCGCGGTTTAGTCCCTGCGATTGAAGCGGCAGATGCCATGACCAAAGCGGCGGAAGTGCGCTTGGTTAGCCGTGAATTTGTTGGTGGTGGTTATGTCACTGTGATGGTGCGTGGCGAAACCGGTGCGGTGAATGCGGCGGTGCGTGCCGGAGCCGATGCTTGCGAACGCGTTGGTGATGGTTTGGTTGCAGCGCACATTATTGCTCGTCCTCACAAAGAAGTGGAACCTGTACTTCAGGTGTCTTCTTCTGGTACGGCCACCAGACTATAA
- a CDS encoding carboxysome peptide B, giving the protein MEIHQVRGHLTLTSRLDGLGHLPVKVLDSISGATLVAMDPIGVKPGDWVFTIANSAARSAAGDDRLLTDLTVAGIIDGWQTDKDESTNIL; this is encoded by the coding sequence ATGGAAATACACCAAGTTAGAGGTCACTTAACCTTAACTTCCCGTTTAGATGGATTGGGGCACTTGCCCGTTAAAGTTTTAGACAGTATATCCGGCGCCACTTTGGTGGCCATGGATCCCATAGGGGTTAAGCCAGGCGATTGGGTTTTTACCATAGCCAACTCAGCTGCCAGAAGCGCAGCAGGCGATGACCGTTTACTAACCGATTTAACGGTTGCTGGCATCATAGATGGTTGGCAAACGGATAAAGATGAAAGCACAAACATTTTATAA
- a CDS encoding ferritin-like domain-containing protein encodes MRYQPRMQGSVMPGSAAYPSFAHTDVATTHSRILGFLGRALSLELSAGQHYLAQASLAKFRHEIPYAQAFITLANEEFQHANQITDRMVAQGALPAGSVLAPSEASHNIVEALNSCEVREIALIQLYDEAAQFCHNMGAMEDFGLFSQLLAEEQAQLNRVRGWLAEYFEQFGQSRQPTRGFV; translated from the coding sequence ATGCGATATCAACCAAGAATGCAAGGCAGTGTAATGCCAGGTTCAGCGGCTTATCCTAGCTTTGCCCATACGGATGTGGCGACCACCCATTCTAGAATCTTAGGATTCTTAGGGCGAGCTTTAAGTCTAGAACTTTCGGCAGGTCAACACTACCTAGCCCAAGCCTCTTTGGCCAAGTTTCGTCATGAAATTCCTTATGCGCAAGCCTTTATTACCCTTGCAAATGAAGAATTTCAGCATGCTAATCAAATTACCGACCGAATGGTGGCACAAGGGGCTTTGCCTGCGGGCAGTGTGTTAGCGCCATCAGAAGCGTCGCATAATATTGTAGAAGCCTTAAACAGCTGTGAAGTGCGAGAAATTGCGCTGATTCAACTTTATGATGAAGCCGCACAATTTTGTCACAACATGGGTGCCATGGAAGACTTTGGGTTATTCAGCCAGTTATTGGCAGAAGAACAAGCACAGTTAAATAGAGTGAGAGGGTGGCTCGCCGAATATTTTGAGCAATTCGGGCAATCACGCCAACCCACAAGGGGGTTTGTATGA
- a CDS encoding 4a-hydroxytetrahydrobiopterin dehydratase, producing the protein MNERWKMKKSPASLEARFEFSTFEKLRSFLDELAEQADLLNHHPNISFGRGHVSVIIYGQAAELQELDFALAHGIDEGFHRVTQYS; encoded by the coding sequence ATGAATGAAAGATGGAAAATGAAAAAGAGTCCTGCCAGTTTAGAGGCAAGATTTGAGTTTAGCACTTTTGAAAAGTTACGCTCATTCTTAGATGAGTTGGCTGAACAGGCTGATTTGCTCAATCACCATCCCAATATCAGTTTTGGGCGTGGTCATGTGTCGGTGATTATTTATGGACAGGCGGCGGAGTTGCAAGAATTAGATTTTGCACTGGCACATGGCATTGATGAAGGTTTTCATCGTGTTACCCAGTATTCATAA
- a CDS encoding LysR family transcriptional regulator → MPDSQTSQSNFLIRHASLRQIQVFESVARNLSFTRAAEELYLTQPTVSSQVKSLAEAIDMPLYEQIGRNIFLTEVGEQVACSCREVIGRLSNLEILLDDYRGMKRGRLRVSVITTAKYFAPLALGKFCKKYPKIELGLKITNRENIYKRIDQNLDDLYILGQVPPTHLDLTSVPFAPNPLCIIAHKNHPLAGQKVTLKRLAKEPFLMREEGSGIRSAIEDLFAEQGLTVQERLSLESNEAVKHCVAGELGVACVSEHALNLSEPNMPIVKLDVEGFPILKQWNIVYPASKELSILAKEFLTFLTEKGQGYIDLQSN, encoded by the coding sequence ATGCCCGATTCACAAACCAGCCAATCTAATTTTTTAATACGCCATGCGTCTTTGCGTCAAATTCAAGTGTTTGAATCGGTTGCGCGCAACCTCAGTTTTACACGTGCAGCAGAAGAGTTGTATCTCACGCAACCCACGGTTTCTTCGCAGGTCAAAAGTTTGGCCGAAGCGATTGATATGCCACTGTATGAGCAAATTGGCAGAAATATCTTTTTAACCGAAGTGGGTGAACAGGTGGCTTGTAGCTGCCGTGAAGTGATTGGGCGTTTATCAAACCTAGAAATTTTATTAGACGACTATCGCGGCATGAAGCGCGGTCGTTTAAGAGTGTCGGTGATTACCACCGCCAAATATTTTGCTCCTTTGGCCTTAGGCAAGTTTTGCAAAAAATACCCCAAAATTGAACTCGGCCTTAAAATCACCAACCGCGAAAATATTTATAAGCGTATTGACCAAAATCTAGATGATTTGTACATCTTAGGGCAAGTGCCGCCCACTCATTTAGATTTAACTTCGGTGCCTTTTGCACCGAATCCTTTGTGCATTATTGCTCATAAAAATCACCCTTTAGCGGGTCAAAAAGTCACGCTCAAGCGTCTAGCTAAAGAACCATTTTTAATGCGTGAAGAAGGCTCCGGGATTCGTTCAGCCATCGAAGACTTATTTGCAGAACAAGGGTTAACCGTACAAGAACGCTTGTCTTTAGAAAGTAACGAGGCCGTAAAACACTGTGTGGCGGGAGAATTAGGGGTCGCTTGTGTATCCGAGCATGCCCTGAATCTGAGTGAGCCCAATATGCCCATCGTTAAACTCGATGTTGAAGGCTTTCCCATTCTCAAACAATGGAATATCGTTTACCCAGCCAGTAAAGAATTATCGATTTTAGCCAAAGAGTTTTTGACCTTTTTAACCGAAAAAGGCCAAGGCTACATCGACTTACAAAGCAATTGA
- a CDS encoding CsoS2 family carboxysome shell protein encodes MSTSSTALNGRARAMAHRRGHLASAAAPQETMAAPMPAEKPIEKPVETVASSASFLQVSPERKAQAGKAVVVAEGREAAKQRRQQQVKGTASSGSSANGANRPQPRTKPKPEPILPSTREASTGDSGSLTPRSDRTRDKSKDKPKGIKSETSETAMGRKLARAWRQAQGKGRAAQEAYKSIAGQSGAMAKLSNPDASTRDIARQVRAERCSKGKKSCSAVSADSTDNRRQSRKRPAPEKVVFSETLSGQAVSGASLATEKMTGLEAGLCKGVTGTEYLGAETFAKGCSTQPKAAPAKVTQTQTTRGQTISGTKVGRDKSVSGDLAGQCQAVTGTEYLPADQSSLFCQKPGNVPAAPAKVTERTNLGNRLLNDASTSSVTGADRLVFTNRNANKPAKAPTKVAESSTFAGNKTTGTQVGRGLAVTGDESGYCKHVTGTGYQGREEVEQVCQTSLPKVMPTKVAQSVTAASQLVSGERAGKVSGATGSEAGSCQAVTGTPYMGMETFAQSCSTEHLAKMQSRQPSVMKNSGMGGKAISGTQPGMQGLTGAQKGACELVTGTHYHGVDQVGMMCQTANAAEPGESDFPVMMAADPIVNRFAPTAPMAPMASPMQAAMPAQPEVSKITGDGWDRGSKVTGTDGPFATARNPSIKGRGMQPAASAANYRPSTTADIPMSPITGSSGNSDSGAKVTLSGGARA; translated from the coding sequence ATGAGTACATCATCAACCGCCTTAAACGGACGCGCTAGAGCCATGGCTCACCGTCGTGGACATCTTGCCAGTGCTGCGGCACCGCAAGAAACCATGGCGGCGCCAATGCCAGCTGAAAAGCCCATTGAAAAGCCCGTAGAAACCGTCGCTTCATCCGCTTCGTTTTTACAGGTTTCTCCCGAGCGTAAAGCACAAGCTGGTAAGGCTGTTGTCGTTGCCGAGGGGCGTGAAGCCGCCAAGCAACGCAGACAACAGCAGGTTAAAGGAACGGCAAGCAGTGGTAGCAGTGCAAACGGTGCAAACCGTCCACAGCCACGCACCAAACCGAAACCAGAGCCGATTTTGCCAAGCACTCGAGAAGCCTCAACAGGCGACTCAGGGAGCTTAACGCCTCGCAGCGACAGAACCAGAGATAAGTCTAAGGATAAACCCAAAGGCATTAAATCTGAAACTTCTGAAACCGCAATGGGTCGTAAATTGGCAAGAGCTTGGCGACAAGCGCAAGGTAAAGGCCGTGCCGCGCAAGAGGCTTATAAGTCAATTGCCGGACAATCTGGGGCCATGGCCAAGTTGTCAAACCCAGATGCCAGTACCCGCGACATTGCTCGCCAAGTGCGTGCCGAGCGTTGCTCAAAAGGCAAAAAAAGTTGTTCAGCCGTGTCGGCAGACAGCACAGACAACCGTCGTCAGTCTCGCAAAAGACCGGCTCCGGAAAAGGTTGTTTTCTCAGAAACCTTAAGCGGACAAGCCGTTTCAGGGGCATCTTTAGCCACTGAAAAAATGACAGGTTTAGAAGCAGGATTGTGTAAAGGGGTAACAGGCACAGAATATTTGGGCGCTGAAACCTTTGCTAAAGGGTGTAGTACACAGCCTAAAGCAGCACCCGCTAAAGTAACTCAAACCCAAACCACGCGTGGTCAAACCATCAGTGGTACGAAAGTGGGTCGCGACAAGTCAGTTAGCGGAGATTTAGCAGGGCAATGCCAAGCGGTCACTGGCACAGAATATTTACCGGCCGATCAAAGCAGTTTGTTTTGTCAAAAGCCAGGTAATGTGCCAGCAGCACCTGCCAAGGTCACTGAAAGAACCAACTTGGGTAATCGCTTACTCAATGATGCTTCAACTTCATCAGTAACCGGTGCAGACCGTTTGGTGTTTACCAACAGAAATGCGAATAAACCCGCCAAGGCACCCACTAAAGTGGCCGAGTCTTCAACCTTTGCAGGTAATAAGACAACGGGTACACAGGTAGGGCGCGGCTTGGCAGTGACCGGTGATGAATCTGGTTATTGTAAGCATGTGACAGGCACTGGTTATCAAGGGCGTGAAGAAGTTGAGCAAGTTTGCCAAACCTCTTTACCCAAAGTGATGCCAACCAAAGTTGCGCAATCGGTTACCGCAGCCAGTCAGTTGGTCAGTGGTGAAAGAGCAGGCAAAGTGTCTGGTGCAACAGGTTCAGAAGCTGGTTCTTGTCAAGCAGTGACTGGCACACCTTACATGGGTATGGAAACTTTTGCACAAAGCTGTTCAACAGAACATTTAGCCAAAATGCAAAGTCGACAACCTTCGGTGATGAAAAACAGTGGCATGGGTGGCAAAGCCATCAGTGGCACTCAACCGGGTATGCAAGGTTTAACAGGCGCTCAAAAGGGGGCTTGTGAATTGGTTACCGGCACGCATTACCATGGCGTAGACCAAGTGGGCATGATGTGTCAAACCGCAAATGCTGCAGAACCTGGAGAATCTGATTTTCCAGTGATGATGGCAGCAGACCCGATTGTGAATCGTTTTGCGCCAACTGCGCCAATGGCACCCATGGCTTCACCTATGCAAGCCGCTATGCCAGCACAACCTGAGGTGTCAAAAATCACAGGTGATGGTTGGGATAGAGGTAGCAAAGTGACTGGAACGGATGGCCCTTTTGCAACAGCAAGAAATCCATCTATTAAAGGTCGCGGCATGCAACCCGCAGCCAGTGCAGCCAATTATCGTCCAAGTACTACGGCCGATATTCCGATGAGCCCAATTACCGGTTCATCTGGCAACAGTGATAGCGGTGCAAAGGTGACGCTTTCGGGCGGAGCTAGAGCTTAA